The following are encoded in a window of Staphylospora marina genomic DNA:
- a CDS encoding DinB family protein, with protein sequence MNFNLNETIEILERTPRVLEALLTGLSDGWLEAREGEETWNPAEVVEHLIEGEKTNWIPRLEMILREGENRPFPDFDRFAHLKREKRTLEDMLAEFRQLRQENIQNIRNLVRSQADEERTGTHPAFGTVRLRELLATWMVHDLTHLSQILRVMAKRYREDVGPWIEYLSILKA encoded by the coding sequence ATGAACTTCAATCTGAACGAAACGATCGAGATCCTGGAGCGGACGCCCCGGGTTTTGGAAGCACTGCTCACCGGCCTTTCGGACGGTTGGCTTGAAGCCCGTGAGGGGGAAGAAACCTGGAACCCGGCCGAAGTGGTGGAACATCTCATCGAAGGGGAGAAAACCAACTGGATCCCTCGACTGGAAATGATTCTCCGGGAAGGTGAAAACCGTCCCTTTCCCGACTTTGACCGGTTCGCCCATCTGAAGCGGGAGAAACGGACACTGGAAGACATGCTCGCGGAGTTCAGGCAACTTCGACAGGAAAACATCCAAAACATCCGCAACCTGGTCCGGTCCCAAGCCGACGAGGAACGGACAGGCACCCATCCGGCATTCGGAACGGTGAGACTTCGGGAACTGCTGGCCACATGGATGGTCCACGATCTGACCCACCTGTCGCAGATCCTCCGGGTGATGGCCAAGCGATACCGGGAAGACGTGGGTCCGTGGATCGAGTATCTGAGCATCCTGAAAGCATGA
- a CDS encoding methyltransferase domain-containing protein: MSLISRKEMAADLAEVHERMFKCPHCGSSMKVTDRKSLVCTRRHTFDFARQGYVHLAGTSVKTQYGKELFEARRKLLAETGWFRRLDETVAAFVAEQTPERDGLRILDAGCGEGTHLAEICGQLVRRGRNATGFGVDLAKEGIMTAARSYREQIWVVGDLARTPFADGSFDVILNILSPSNYGEFRRLLKPGGLLVKVVPGPDYLLELRKSFFDDPGKQAYSNEAVVDRFRERFRMLDRMRLRHAVPLNREDAEALVLMTPLGWNVPEEKVRAFLERRPREITLDLEIIAGQTAEG; the protein is encoded by the coding sequence GTGTCTTTGATCAGCAGAAAGGAAATGGCCGCCGATCTGGCGGAGGTCCATGAACGGATGTTCAAGTGCCCGCATTGCGGCTCTTCCATGAAAGTGACCGACAGAAAAAGCCTGGTGTGCACCCGCCGTCACACCTTTGATTTTGCCAGGCAGGGGTATGTCCATCTGGCCGGAACCTCGGTCAAAACCCAGTACGGCAAAGAGCTGTTCGAGGCGAGGAGAAAGCTTCTGGCCGAAACAGGATGGTTCCGCCGGTTGGATGAGACCGTGGCGGCGTTCGTGGCAGAACAAACCCCCGAGCGGGACGGGCTGCGCATCCTGGACGCGGGATGCGGGGAAGGAACTCATCTGGCGGAAATCTGCGGGCAGCTTGTCCGTCGCGGGAGGAACGCGACGGGATTCGGCGTTGATCTGGCCAAGGAAGGAATCATGACGGCCGCCAGGAGTTACCGCGAGCAGATCTGGGTGGTGGGGGACCTGGCCCGCACGCCGTTCGCGGACGGTTCGTTCGACGTGATCCTGAACATTCTTTCGCCGTCCAATTACGGGGAATTCCGCAGGTTGTTGAAGCCCGGCGGTTTGTTGGTCAAAGTGGTTCCCGGTCCCGATTACCTGCTGGAGCTGCGGAAATCGTTCTTCGATGATCCCGGGAAGCAGGCGTATTCCAACGAAGCCGTCGTCGACCGGTTCCGTGAGCGCTTCCGGATGCTGGATCGGATGCGATTGCGTCATGCGGTGCCCCTGAACCGGGAAGACGCGGAGGCGCTGGTGCTCATGACTCCGCTGGGTTGGAACGTCCCGGAGGAGAAAGTGCGGGCGTTTCTGGAAAGGCGGCCGCGGGAGATCACGCTGGATCTGGAAATCATCGCCGGCCAGACGGCAGAAGGCTGA
- a CDS encoding YheC/YheD family protein — MNRIGYKWWVHLRLMKDPVLRASLPRTVLYSPETFRQMLARHKSLILKPSGGSQGVGVILITGREDGSRIAQIHKEVRVFRDTPSLTAWADAINKRSETRYLIQQCIPLARLGGKLFTIRTITQRKPGRPWVLTGWVAKTAGPGHFITNSRSGGGVHYVEQALSQSNVRRPSESVLKDLRNLTMQAAQILGKWEPRQPVIGFDLGVDTNGHVWMIEANPEPGFGAFRRLDPNMYRRIIQF; from the coding sequence ATGAACAGGATCGGATACAAATGGTGGGTTCATTTGCGGTTGATGAAAGACCCGGTGCTGAGAGCTTCACTGCCGCGAACGGTCTTGTATTCGCCCGAAACGTTCAGACAGATGCTCGCTCGTCACAAGTCCCTGATCCTGAAGCCTTCCGGAGGGAGCCAAGGGGTCGGGGTGATCCTCATCACCGGTCGGGAGGACGGAAGCCGGATCGCCCAAATCCACAAAGAAGTGCGGGTGTTTCGGGACACCCCCTCCTTGACGGCATGGGCGGATGCGATCAACAAACGATCGGAGACCCGGTACCTGATCCAGCAATGCATTCCGCTCGCCCGCCTTGGCGGAAAGCTCTTCACGATTCGCACCATCACGCAAAGAAAACCCGGCCGTCCCTGGGTCTTGACCGGTTGGGTGGCCAAAACGGCGGGTCCCGGCCATTTCATCACCAATTCCCGTTCGGGGGGCGGTGTCCATTATGTGGAGCAGGCACTCTCGCAATCCAATGTACGCCGGCCAAGTGAATCGGTGCTGAAGGATTTGCGGAATCTGACCATGCAAGCCGCCCAAATCCTGGGGAAATGGGAACCGCGCCAACCGGTGATCGGGTTTGACCTGGGGGTGGACACCAACGGTCACGTCTGGATGATCGAGGCCAATCCGGAACCCGGATTCGGAGCGTTTCGAAGGCTCGATCCCAACATGTACCGAAGGATCATCCAATTCTGA
- a CDS encoding CapA family protein: MGTEITVSAVGDLLMRPEIIATARVSGGHDFDPLFKPVAPYLAADFSIGNLETTLSGPQAKFVPKSGGPKFNCPDSLAGTLKRLGFDVLTTANNHCLDCGIQGLRRTLDVLDRHGLAHTGTARSFAESRNLLIRNVKGIRIGTLAYTYGTNGVRPPRDQGWAVNWLNTGRIINDIRRMKAQGTDLVVVCLHFGYEYHLYPSRFQKNLVSTLFRHGADVILGAHPHVIQPAVFREVKDIHGVTKKRFAIYSLGNFISSRLYKNDHTLTGVIVRLKVGKTPGGSTTIRQVRFVPTWVHATWSGKRRICRVVPLENALKTQPPGPYKDRMLRMYRHFQSHIWKPV, from the coding sequence ATGGGAACGGAAATCACCGTCTCCGCCGTCGGGGATCTGCTGATGCGGCCGGAGATCATTGCCACGGCGAGAGTTTCGGGAGGCCATGATTTTGACCCGTTGTTCAAGCCGGTGGCTCCGTATCTCGCGGCGGACTTTTCCATCGGCAATCTGGAAACCACGTTGTCCGGGCCCCAGGCCAAGTTTGTCCCCAAGTCGGGAGGGCCCAAGTTCAATTGTCCCGATTCGTTGGCCGGCACGCTCAAGCGCCTCGGATTCGACGTCCTGACCACCGCCAACAACCATTGCCTCGATTGCGGCATCCAAGGGCTGAGGCGAACGCTGGATGTCCTGGACCGACACGGGCTGGCTCACACGGGCACCGCCCGCTCCTTCGCCGAATCACGAAACCTGCTCATCAGGAACGTCAAGGGAATCCGGATCGGCACGCTTGCCTACACCTACGGCACAAACGGCGTTCGCCCGCCGCGTGATCAGGGGTGGGCGGTCAATTGGCTGAACACGGGCAGAATCATCAACGACATCCGGCGGATGAAAGCACAGGGGACGGACCTTGTCGTGGTTTGCCTGCATTTCGGGTATGAGTACCACCTGTATCCGAGCCGATTCCAGAAGAATCTGGTGTCCACCCTGTTCAGGCACGGGGCGGACGTGATCCTCGGAGCTCACCCGCATGTCATCCAGCCGGCCGTGTTCCGGGAGGTCAAAGACATTCACGGAGTGACCAAAAAACGCTTTGCCATCTATTCGCTGGGCAACTTCATCTCTTCCAGGCTGTACAAAAACGATCACACGCTGACGGGGGTCATCGTCCGCCTCAAAGTGGGGAAAACGCCTGGCGGATCCACCACGATCCGGCAGGTCCGGTTTGTGCCGACCTGGGTCCATGCCACCTGGTCCGGAAAACGGAGAATTTGCCGGGTGGTGCCGCTTGAAAACGCGTTGAAAACCCAACCCCCGGGGCCGTACAAGGACCGGATGCTGCGGATGTATCGCCACTTTCAGAGCCACATTTGGAAACCGGTGTAA
- a CDS encoding C40 family peptidase — protein MRNQNFFKKLAVTAMAAVFVGTALPLSGTAHAISVGDIFDRVGLKVPKKVTTVRSTPVENATGSTQTPTKPAQPVTTTQPATGQTSTPSTLQAKREKVVQTAISLKDRVKYAHWSQRDETGPIIKTDCSGYTYLVYKLANVGVTLVNRDDDAQAKVGQKVAWGQFEKGDLLFFWIDKPGDVGHVGIYIGDNKIIHNFGYKNNVVISTLNSEYKKRFMVARRVLY, from the coding sequence ATGCGCAATCAGAACTTCTTCAAGAAGCTGGCTGTGACTGCCATGGCTGCCGTTTTCGTTGGTACCGCTCTCCCCCTCTCCGGTACAGCGCATGCCATTTCTGTCGGGGACATTTTCGACCGAGTTGGACTGAAAGTTCCGAAGAAAGTCACCACCGTCCGTTCCACCCCGGTCGAAAACGCCACCGGTTCCACTCAAACTCCGACGAAGCCGGCTCAACCCGTGACGACCACCCAACCGGCAACCGGTCAAACTTCCACTCCGTCCACGCTGCAAGCCAAACGGGAAAAAGTGGTGCAAACCGCCATTTCCCTGAAAGACAGAGTGAAGTATGCCCATTGGTCCCAACGGGATGAAACCGGCCCGATCATCAAAACCGACTGCTCCGGCTACACCTACCTGGTGTACAAGCTGGCCAACGTGGGCGTGACCCTGGTCAACCGGGATGACGACGCTCAGGCCAAAGTCGGACAAAAAGTGGCTTGGGGTCAGTTTGAAAAAGGCGACCTGCTGTTCTTCTGGATTGACAAGCCAGGTGATGTGGGTCACGTCGGAATCTACATCGGAGACAACAAAATCATTCACAACTTCGGATACAAGAACAACGTCGTGATTTCCACGCTGAACAGCGAATACAAAAAACGCTTCATGGTGGCCCGCCGGGTTCTTTACTGA
- a CDS encoding VOC family protein, which translates to MPLNVYLNFQGKCREAIEFYADVFGDPNPQIMTYGEAPGDHPVPEGIKNWILHARMTVNGSPLMLSDVWPDHPFTVGNNISIALLSKSAEDLKNWFAKLKEGGTVHLELQETFWSKLYGSVTDKFGIHWQLNLDSEESGS; encoded by the coding sequence ATGCCGCTGAACGTTTATCTGAACTTTCAAGGGAAATGTCGCGAGGCGATCGAGTTTTATGCGGATGTGTTCGGCGACCCCAATCCGCAAATCATGACTTACGGTGAAGCTCCCGGAGACCATCCCGTCCCGGAGGGAATCAAAAACTGGATCCTGCACGCCAGGATGACGGTAAACGGCAGCCCCCTGATGCTTTCCGATGTCTGGCCGGACCATCCGTTCACCGTGGGCAACAACATCTCCATCGCGCTCCTGAGCAAGTCCGCAGAGGATCTCAAAAACTGGTTCGCCAAGTTGAAAGAAGGCGGAACGGTCCATCTGGAGTTGCAGGAAACGTTTTGGAGCAAGCTCTACGGAAGTGTCACGGACAAATTCGGAATCCATTGGCAGCTCAACCTGGACAGCGAGGAATCCGGCTCCTGA
- a CDS encoding YwiC-like family protein — protein sequence MKPVIPHEHGGWAMLTVPFLLGTFAGDPGWGHLLLFLAWLMFYLFTYSFKEWIKRQRRESRFVRWAVIYSVLGLCFLIIPLKNEPSLVWLAPLLCISFVMHLWHVKRKNERAMTNNVGAVHAFSVGAVAACVFGTGKWDVSALFVYVHSAVYYLGSVFFVKSILREKNNPRWMGYAKTYHWLMLPIPALFGQPLLFIPFLFSLVRLYRWGGKPLQPIRIGMIEFANSAQFLILSVWLL from the coding sequence ATGAAACCGGTGATTCCTCATGAGCACGGAGGATGGGCCATGCTGACGGTGCCGTTTCTGTTGGGAACCTTTGCGGGAGATCCCGGCTGGGGCCATTTGTTGCTGTTCCTGGCATGGCTGATGTTTTACCTGTTCACATACTCGTTCAAGGAATGGATCAAGAGGCAACGGAGGGAAAGCCGATTTGTTCGCTGGGCCGTCATATACTCCGTGTTGGGACTGTGTTTTCTGATCATCCCGTTGAAAAATGAACCGTCTCTGGTGTGGTTGGCTCCGCTGTTGTGCATTTCGTTCGTGATGCATCTGTGGCACGTCAAGAGAAAGAACGAGCGGGCGATGACCAACAACGTGGGGGCCGTCCACGCGTTTTCCGTGGGAGCCGTGGCCGCCTGCGTGTTCGGCACCGGAAAGTGGGATGTATCGGCACTGTTTGTCTATGTGCACAGTGCCGTATATTATCTGGGATCGGTCTTTTTCGTCAAATCGATTCTCAGGGAGAAGAACAATCCGCGATGGATGGGCTACGCCAAAACGTATCATTGGTTGATGCTTCCGATCCCCGCTTTGTTCGGCCAACCCTTGTTGTTCATCCCTTTCCTGTTTTCGCTGGTGAGATTGTACCGGTGGGGCGGAAAACCTCTCCAACCGATTCGCATCGGGATGATCGAGTTTGCCAATTCGGCGCAGTTTCTCATTCTTTCCGTATGGTTGCTGTGA
- the hemQ gene encoding hydrogen peroxide-dependent heme synthase: MSQAVTTYEGWYAYHDFRKIDWTKWKSLSAEDRRQRVEELLDTVHQFAEVEEHRRGSFGQYAILGHKADLLFIHLRPTMDELNEVKFRFDKTGFAEVTTTPYSYTSVVELSAYTIPPGTDPMSDPQFRARLEPILPKTQYTCFYPMNKRRSGNDNWYMLSSEERRSMMRSHGMIGRSYAGRVRQIITGSVGLDDWEWGVSLFSDDPLSFKKLVYEMRFDEVSARFGDFGSFYVGSRLTPEALRNLLEEHIQG; encoded by the coding sequence ATGAGTCAAGCAGTAACAACCTACGAAGGCTGGTATGCCTATCACGATTTTCGCAAGATTGACTGGACGAAATGGAAATCCCTCAGCGCCGAAGACCGTCGCCAACGGGTGGAGGAGTTGTTGGACACCGTCCATCAGTTTGCGGAAGTGGAAGAACATCGCCGGGGCAGCTTCGGCCAATACGCCATTCTCGGTCACAAAGCCGATCTCTTGTTCATCCACCTCCGCCCCACCATGGACGAACTGAATGAAGTGAAATTCCGTTTTGACAAAACCGGTTTTGCGGAAGTGACCACCACTCCCTATTCCTATACTTCCGTCGTGGAACTGAGTGCCTACACCATTCCTCCGGGCACGGATCCGATGAGCGATCCGCAATTCCGGGCGCGGCTGGAACCCATCCTGCCGAAGACACAATACACCTGTTTCTATCCGATGAACAAACGCCGCTCCGGCAATGACAACTGGTACATGCTGTCGAGCGAAGAACGCCGTTCCATGATGAGAAGCCACGGCATGATCGGACGTTCCTACGCCGGAAGAGTGCGCCAGATCATCACGGGCTCGGTCGGTCTGGACGACTGGGAATGGGGCGTGTCCCTCTTTTCCGATGATCCGCTCTCCTTCAAAAAGCTGGTGTACGAAATGAGATTCGACGAAGTCAGCGCGCGCTTCGGCGATTTCGGTTCCTTCTACGTCGGCTCCAGGCTGACTCCCGAAGCTCTTCGCAACCTGCTCGAAGAACACATCCAAGGATAA
- a CDS encoding ABC transporter permease encodes MTLLDVIAERQEEIIQATLQHLELSFAAVLFSILVAVPAGIFLTRHQKLAGPIIGLASVFQTIPSLALLGFMIPLLGIGWTPAIVALTIYGLLPILRNTYTGIMNVDKFMIEAGKGMGMTDFQVLFKVQIPLALSVIMAGIRTATVMIIGVATLAALIGAGGLGDLIFRGISMVSTELILAGAIPAALLALVFDALLEWLEKTVTPKGIKQSQN; translated from the coding sequence ATGACTTTGTTGGACGTGATTGCCGAGCGGCAAGAAGAAATCATTCAGGCCACCTTGCAACACCTCGAACTCTCCTTCGCCGCCGTTCTCTTTTCCATATTGGTCGCGGTTCCCGCGGGAATTTTCCTGACGCGTCATCAGAAGCTTGCCGGCCCGATCATCGGTTTGGCTTCCGTTTTCCAGACCATTCCCAGCCTCGCGCTTCTGGGCTTCATGATTCCTCTTCTGGGAATCGGCTGGACGCCGGCGATCGTGGCCCTCACCATCTACGGGTTGTTGCCGATTCTGCGCAACACGTACACCGGGATCATGAACGTCGACAAGTTCATGATCGAGGCGGGCAAAGGGATGGGCATGACCGATTTTCAGGTGTTGTTCAAGGTGCAGATTCCTCTCGCTTTGTCCGTGATCATGGCCGGGATCCGGACGGCCACCGTGATGATCATCGGGGTGGCGACGCTCGCCGCCTTGATCGGTGCGGGAGGTTTGGGGGATCTGATTTTCCGCGGCATCTCCATGGTTTCCACGGAACTGATCCTGGCCGGGGCGATCCCGGCGGCCCTGCTGGCACTGGTTTTCGATGCCCTGCTGGAATGGCTGGAAAAAACGGTGACGCCCAAAGGAATCAAGCAAAGTCAGAACTGA
- a CDS encoding glycine betaine ABC transporter substrate-binding protein, producing the protein MKAKKAILLMLALVLAVPLVACGSADDDKIVVAGKNFTEQDILAHMMASLIEAKTDLKVERKTFLGGTQVVHNALINGSVDLYPEYTGTGWTATLKQKTITDPQEMYEKVKKAYEEKFSVVWLEPFGFNNTYTLTMRTDHAEKLGVETFSDLLKHAPNLVLGSTQEFLERPDGYKGLQETYGFRFKSAKGMDAGLTYGAVKEGAVDVIDGFSTDGRIPAFNLKILKDDKQFFPPYHAAPIIRQDTLKAHPELEQVLNLLAGKLDEKTMAMLNAQVDLEGKKARDVAENWLREQGLIQ; encoded by the coding sequence ATGAAGGCAAAAAAAGCGATTCTTCTGATGTTGGCATTGGTTCTGGCGGTTCCGCTGGTCGCATGCGGATCTGCCGATGACGACAAGATTGTGGTGGCCGGAAAAAACTTCACCGAACAGGACATTTTGGCCCACATGATGGCTTCCCTGATCGAAGCCAAAACGGATTTGAAGGTGGAACGCAAAACGTTTCTCGGCGGAACGCAAGTGGTCCACAACGCCTTGATCAACGGAAGCGTGGATCTGTATCCGGAATACACGGGAACGGGGTGGACCGCCACCCTGAAACAGAAGACGATCACCGATCCGCAGGAAATGTATGAGAAAGTGAAGAAGGCGTATGAGGAAAAATTCAGTGTGGTTTGGCTGGAGCCGTTCGGCTTCAACAACACCTACACGTTGACGATGAGAACGGATCACGCCGAAAAGTTGGGGGTGGAAACGTTCTCCGATCTCCTCAAGCACGCCCCGAACCTCGTGCTGGGTTCCACCCAGGAGTTTCTGGAGCGTCCTGACGGATACAAAGGATTGCAGGAAACCTACGGGTTCCGTTTCAAATCGGCCAAAGGCATGGATGCGGGACTCACCTACGGCGCCGTCAAGGAAGGTGCGGTGGATGTGATTGACGGTTTTTCCACGGACGGCCGCATTCCCGCATTCAACCTGAAAATCCTCAAGGATGACAAACAGTTTTTCCCGCCTTACCACGCGGCTCCGATCATCCGGCAGGACACGCTGAAGGCCCATCCGGAGCTGGAGCAAGTGCTGAATCTCCTCGCCGGAAAACTGGATGAAAAGACCATGGCAATGTTGAATGCCCAGGTTGATCTCGAAGGAAAGAAAGCCCGCGATGTGGCGGAAAACTGGCTGAGAGAGCAAGGCCTGATTCAATAA
- a CDS encoding PCYCGC motif-containing (lipo)protein — MKKRKATKWLLLLGGMLMTVHLTGCAAEPDSGHTSEHHSSTEHVAGDLREETGSVRELPSFLSGADPWVVQVYQTAAENASLLDHIPCYCGCGQSVGHRSNRDCFVHEIKSDGNIVWDSHGTKCGTCLEIAEEAAALKKQGKSVKEIREYIDQKYKEGYAPPTPTPMPS; from the coding sequence ATGAAAAAACGGAAAGCGACAAAATGGCTGTTGCTCTTGGGCGGCATGCTGATGACCGTGCATCTCACCGGTTGCGCGGCCGAACCGGATTCCGGTCATACATCGGAACATCATTCATCCACCGAACACGTTGCCGGTGATCTGCGGGAAGAAACGGGAAGCGTTCGTGAATTGCCGTCTTTCCTCAGCGGTGCGGATCCGTGGGTCGTTCAGGTGTATCAAACGGCGGCGGAGAACGCCTCCTTGCTGGACCATATCCCGTGCTACTGCGGCTGCGGACAAAGCGTGGGGCACAGGAGCAATCGCGACTGCTTCGTTCATGAAATCAAATCCGACGGAAACATCGTCTGGGATTCCCACGGAACCAAGTGCGGCACCTGTCTGGAAATCGCCGAAGAAGCCGCCGCTTTGAAGAAACAGGGCAAATCGGTCAAGGAAATCCGTGAATATATCGATCAGAAGTACAAAG